The genomic stretch CGGCGAACCTCCAGGACCGCCCCCACTCCGGAGGCCTCCACCATCTCCCACACATGGCCCAGCAGCCCGAACCCGGTCACATCCGTGGCGGCGTGGGCGTTGCATTTCACCGCCAGCCGGGCGGCCGTCTTGTTCAGCCGCATCATCCATGCCATCGCCTCTTCGATCTCCTCCGGCCGGGCCAGATCCCGCTTGAGGGCGGTGGTGATCACCCCGCTCCCCAGCGGCTTCGTCAGGACCAGGACATCCCCCGCCCGGGCGCCGGATTTCCGCAGGATCCGTTGCGGATGCGCCACGCCCGTGACCACCAGCCCGAACTTCGGCTCGCGGTCGGTGACCGTATGGCCGCCGAGAACAACCCCGCCCGCCTCAGCGACCTTATCCGCCGCCCCTTTCAGGATCCGAACCAGGATCTCCAGGTCCAGGCCGTCCGGAAACGCCACCAGATTGAGGGCGAAACGGACCTCCCCGCCCATGGCGTAGATATCGCTCATCGCGTTGGCCGCGGCGATGGCGCCGTAGGCGTAAGGATCGTCCACCACCGGCGGGAAAAAGTCGGCGCTCTGGACGAGGGCGGTTTCCTCGTCCAGCTGGTAGACGGCCGCATCATCCGGCGCCTCGATCCCGACCAGGACCGCCGGATGGGGCAGGGGCGGGATTTCCTCGTGGAGCCGGCGCAGCACGTGCGCCAGGGCCTCCGGGGCCATCTTGCTGGCTCAACCCGCGCACGAAGCCAGCGCCGTCAGGCGAATCGTCTTATTGTCCACCGATCAGCTCCTGAAGGATCTGGAGGAACGCCGAGCGGGAGCTCGCCCACATCGCCCTGGAAAAAGTATAACCGGGAATCGAGCGACCGTTCCCCCTGAGTTTACATCCCCGTGATCCGGGTCCCCCGGATCCGTGGGGGATCCCGCAAGGCGTCCCGAAGGGCCCCGGGGCGTCGCCCGGAGAAGATCCAGACATCGAGATCGGGATCCCGTTCCACCCAGCGCAGAGCCATCTCCAGCTTGGCGCGCATCCCCCCCGTGACATCGATCCCCCGGGATGCGCCGACCGCGCTCTGGATCTCCCGGAACCGTTCTGGAGTCAAATGGGGGATCACCTGATGTCCATCCGGCCCATCCGCGAGGACGCCGGCCACATCCCCCACCAGCAAAATGCGGGTGGGCCGAAGGGATTCCAGGAGCGCGTCGAACACCTGCTCGGTGGACAGGATCGCCGCCCCCCGTTCCCGGTCGAAGACCACATCGCCCCCTGTCAGGGGGATGAGGCCGACCTCCCAGGCCCGCTGGAAGGCCCGGGCTTCGAAAGCCACCGGACGCCCTCCGGCCGCCTCCGCGACGGCGGAGGGCGGGATGCTGAGGGTCGGCAAGCCGGCTTCATGGAAGGCCCGACGGACCTGCATGTGGAGCTCGGCGGCTGCGAGGGCCACCTCGGCGAACCCCCACCAGTCCTCCGGCCGGGAGATCCCCTCGTGGATACGGGTGCGGGCGGCTGCGGCGTGGCCGAAGGACCCGCTGCCGTGGCCCACCAGGATCCGCAACT from Thermoflexus sp. encodes the following:
- the selD gene encoding selenide, water dikinase SelD, with the protein product MDNKTIRLTALASCAGUASKMAPEALAHVLRRLHEEIPPLPHPAVLVGIEAPDDAAVYQLDEETALVQSADFFPPVVDDPYAYGAIAAANAMSDIYAMGGEVRFALNLVAFPDGLDLEILVRILKGAADKVAEAGGVVLGGHTVTDREPKFGLVVTGVAHPQRILRKSGARAGDVLVLTKPLGSGVITTALKRDLARPEEIEEAMAWMMRLNKTAARLAVKCNAHAATDVTGFGLLGHVWEMVEASGVGAVLEVRRLPWMRGARRCAEAEAFAGGLWRNRAFYRPRVRLEPSIDEITEALLYDPQTSGGLLLAFAPADAEAFCARMVEAGESAWAIGRLEGAPGIQVVP
- a CDS encoding isopentenyl phosphate kinase codes for the protein MRDSGERVFIKLGGSLITDKRRERRARLRVIRRLAKEIREALTERPELRILVGHGSGSFGHAAAARTRIHEGISRPEDWWGFAEVALAAAELHMQVRRAFHEAGLPTLSIPPSAVAEAAGGRPVAFEARAFQRAWEVGLIPLTGGDVVFDRERGAAILSTEQVFDALLESLRPTRILLVGDVAGVLADGPDGHQVIPHLTPERFREIQSAVGASRGIDVTGGMRAKLEMALRWVERDPDLDVWIFSGRRPGALRDALRDPPRIRGTRITGM